A genomic window from Lycium barbarum isolate Lr01 chromosome 4, ASM1917538v2, whole genome shotgun sequence includes:
- the LOC132637805 gene encoding uncharacterized protein LOC132637805 produces MVESRRVSSVAESDRSVDLENGNGETKLHVEKIIERDCRICHLSLLSSGTPESGVAIEFGCSCKDDLATAHRHCAKAWFKIKGNKKKCNVDDAFQTVENESYIPSVDSNDIGTTSRANNVDVEDVGEQNDDYWMGFRDMIASDISNA; encoded by the exons ATGGTAGAGTCTAGAAGAGTTTCATCTGTAGCTGAGTCTGATAGATCAGTAGACTTAGAAAATGGTAATGGTGAAACAAAGTTGCATGTTGAGAAAATTATTGAAAGAGATTGTAGGATTTGTCATTTGAGTTTGTTGAGTTCTGGTACTCCTGAATCTGGTGTTGCCATTGAATTTGGATGTTCCTGTAAAGATGATTTGGCTACTGCACATAGGCATTGTGCTAAGGCATggttcaaaatcaaaggaaataa AAAGAAATGCAATGTGGATGATGCATTCCAAACAGTCGAGAATGAGAGCTATATTCCATCGGTTGATTCTAATGATATTGGCACAACTTCAAGAGCTAACAATGTAGATGTCGAAGATGTAGGAGAACAAAATGATGACTATTGGATGGGGTTTCGTGATATGATTGCTAGTGACATTTCTAATGCTTGA